A stretch of the Acyrthosiphon pisum isolate AL4f chromosome A2, pea_aphid_22Mar2018_4r6ur, whole genome shotgun sequence genome encodes the following:
- the LOC103307736 gene encoding zinc finger MYM-type protein 1-like, translating into MNKQSSLSSWLSKKNHPSTATSIDAIVKDDNSITYIPSPKKRKVDLSDQKVFNILSPTENSSYEDQPLEVFEFSDDIGNFLKPTHPSDHIKSRILEKLNIPEDNFVYPFSVHTKKSKEEKRFLKRSHFEKYKWLVYSTSKNGLFCKFCVFFSNKGGKDNNVELKKLVNEPLKKYAKLLGKDGDLEKHSLNLYHLNALTSATDFLNRYKNPQKEIINIVNTSRMKQVIENKERLKPIIESIIFLGRQNIAFRGHNDSGNLFGENADKEIEKSNSPVTNSGNFRALLKYRILSGDTILEKHLKSKTSKATYISPKIQNDIIECCKNFITEKIINEVNESKFYSIIFDETTDISHISQMSLVLRYVHNNIVKENFVAFIDCHSYWYSKNTSNSIEESELNEDDNITKNDTLEPKLTGDILGEIVIKILQHLNLNPLNCIGIGTDGCSVMTSNLKGAVQKIQSYALNAFHCPCSNHALNLSISRSSSIQAIRNGIGLMKEVVAFFNLSSKRNYVLKTILNGKQRLKSLCETRWVDRHDSVLIFKSSLNYIVEALTKISDWNEQDSSSKAKTLLTAVCSCEFIISLHSLSSLLCVTASASKLLQSANSDISQAADIITDILSNLENKRKNCNEEFKSLFRHAEIQMTELDIELKKPRIASKQISRSNYQTTSIENYYKLSIYIPLLDNIITDLKSRFLNEKYHAISKLPLLLPRFIIKSDTNNTDILLKVIKEHFTFEDSNIIDALELKTELQLWKSSWIRKKNEGECIDCDAIKCISDCSEIIFPNIKKLLGIMACLPISVASAERSFSTLRRLKTWLRSKMGQDRLCGLALLHIYQEINIPVDEIIERFSRMKNRKIDFVL; encoded by the exons ATGAACAAGCAAAGCTCACTCAGTAGTTGGTTGAGTAAGAAGAATCATCCATCTACTGCAACAAGTATAGATGCAATAGTTAAAGATGATAattctattacctatattccGTCTCCAAAAAAGAGGAAAGTTGATCTATCAGATCaaaaggtatttaatattttgagtcCTACTGAAAATTCAAGTTATGAAGATCAACCTTTAGAAgtatttgaattcagtgatgATATAGGGAATTTCTTAAAACCTACACATCCTTCTGATCACATAAAGTCTAGGATTCTTGAGAAATTGAATATTCCAGAAGATAATTTTGTTTATCCTTTCTCAGTACATACTAAGAAGTCCAAAGAAGAAAAACGGTTTCTTAAGCGctcacattttgaaaaatataagtgGCTTGTTTATTCAACATCAAAGAAtggtttattttgtaaattttgtgtgttttttagcAATAAAGGTGGTAAAGATAATAACGTAGAACTTAAAAAGTTAGTAAATGAACCATTAAAGAAGTATGCTAAATTGTTAGGGAAGGATGGTGATTTGGAGaaacatagtttaaatttatatcatttaaatgcTTTGACATCTGCTACTGATTTTTTAAACCGTTATAAAAATCCACaaaaggaaataataaatattgttaatacctCAAGAATGAAGCAAGTTATAGAAAACAAAGAAAGACTGAAACCAATAATTGAATCCATTATTTTTCTTGGCCGACAAAATATTGCATTTAGAGGGCATAACGACTCAGGAAATTTGTTTGGTGAAAATGCAGATAAAGAAATAGAAAAATCTAATTCCCCAGTTACAAATAGTGGTAATTTTCGAGCTCTtcttaaatatagaatattatcggGTGATACTATacttgaaaaacatttaaaatcaaaaacatctaAAGCTACATATATAAgtccaaaaattcaaaatgacaTTATTGAATGTTGCAAGAACTTTAtaacagaaaaaattataaatgaagtCAATGAAAGTAaattctatagtattatatttgacGAGACCACAGATATAAGCCACATATCACAAATGAGTCTTGTACTGAggtatgttcataataatattgtgaaagaAAATTTTGTAGCTTTTATTGACTGTCACAGTTATTGGTATTCTAAAAATACATCTAATTCTATAGAAGAAAGTGAACTAAAtgaagatgataatattacaaaaaatgataCATTGGAGCCAAAATTAACTGGTGATATCCTTGGAGAAATTgtgatcaaaatattacaacatttaaatttaaatcctcTAAACTGTATCGGTATCGGGACTGACGGTTGTTCTGTCATGACTTCTAATTTAAAAGGAGCTGTTCAAAAAATTCAGTCCTATGCTTTAAATGCTTTTCACTGTCCTTGTTCAAACCACGCACTGAACTTATCAATTTCAAGATCTTCATCTATTCAAGCAATTAGAAATGGTATTGGGTTAATGAAAGAAGTTGtagctttttttaatttgtcatctAAAAGAAATTATGTCTTAAAAACAATTCTTAATGGTAAACAGCGACTTAAGAGTTTATGTGAAACCAGATGGGTAGACCGTCATGatagtgttttaattttcaaatcttctttaaattatattgtagaagCATTAACTAAAATATCAGATTGGAATGAACAAGATTCATCGTCAAAGGCAAAAACATTACTTACAGCTGTATGCTCAtgtgaatttattatatcactACATTCActttcatcattattatgtgTAACTGCATCTGCCAGTAAATTACTACAAAGTGCCAATAGTGATATAAGTCAAGCTGCAGATATAATCACTGATATTTTGTCAAACttagaaaataaaagaaaaaattgtaatgaagaATTTAAATCATTGTTCAGACATGCTGAGATTCAAATGACTGAATTggatattgaattaaaaaagcCTCGAATCGCTTCAAAACAAATATCTAGATCTAATTATCAAACCACGTCTattgaaaactattataaactttctatttatatacctttactggataatattataacagactTAAAATCAAGATTTCTAAATGAAAAGTATCATGCCATTTCAAAATTGCCTTTACTTTTACCCCGTTTCATTATTAAATCTGACACAAataatactgatatattattaaaggtaataaaagaacattttacatttgaaGATAGCAATATAATTGATGCATTGGAGCTAAAAACTGAATTACAACTTTGGAAATCAAGTtggattagaaaaaaaaatgaag gtGAATGTATTGACTGTGATgccattaaatgtatttcagattgtagtgaaataatttttcctaatattaaaaaactgctTGGTATAATGGCTTGCTTGCCTATAAGTGTAGCATCTGCTGAACGATCCTTTTCTACTCTAAGACG GCTAAAAACATGGCTACGTTCAAAAATGGGCCAGGATCGCTTATGCGGGCTTGCACTATTGCACATTTATcaagaaataaatataccaGTGGATGAAATTATTGAACGATTTTCTCGtatgaaaaacagaaaaatagactttgtattataa
- the LOC103307737 gene encoding uncharacterized protein LOC103307737 encodes MPSDNYKIVIKADKTPAGQHARRFNAPTIDEVAVVVVGENLESRDIVLHRRNDRLQRINETHRSYDALQYPIIFWQGSETNKKVSSMNYYSYHLMIRENEDNHILKCRRLYHKYVVDMYVKIETERLTFIRLNQTKLRSEEYIHLRDAINTDGNAQNVGRMIILPATYIRSPRHMHEYAQDAMSYVRHYGTADLFITFTCNPQWIEIKQELFPGQSPIDRHDITARVFRQKLKSLMDFIVKHYVFGETRCWMYSVEWQKRGLPHAHILIWLVEKIRPNEVDAVISAEIPNVQVDPELHEVVIKNMIHGPCGTLNQNSPCMMDGKCSKRYPRTLISETITGNDGYPLYRRRSRVDNGRTTIVKLNQQDIEIDNRWIVPY; translated from the exons ATGCCATCtgataattacaaaattgtaatCAAAGCTGATAAAACACCTGCGGGTCAACATGCAAGACGTTTTAATGCACCAACCATTGATGAAGTTGCTGTCGTTGTAGTTGGAGAAAACTTGGAATCCCGTGATATTGTTTTACATCGTCGGAATGATCGATTACAACGTATAAATGAAACACATCGCTCATATGATGCACTACAATATCCCATTATATTTTGGCAAG gttctgaaacaaacaaaaaagtCAGTTCAATGAACTATTATTCATACCACCTAATGATTCGGGAAAATGAAGACAATCACATATTGAAATGTCGGCGATTATATCACAAATATGTTGTTGACATGTATGTTAAAATTGAAACGGAGAGATTAACATTCATCAGGTTGAATCAGACCAAACTCCGATCTGAAGAGTATATTCACCTTCGAGATGCGATTAATACTGATGGAAATGCACAGAATGTTGGTCGGATGATTATTCTTCCAGCAACATACATCAGAAGCCCTCGACATATGCACGAATATGCTCAAGATGCCATGTCGTATGTTCGTCATTATGGTACAGCAGATTTGTTCATCACATTTACATGCAATCCGCAATGGATAGAAATCAAGCAGGAGTTATTCCCTGGGCAATCACCCATTGATCGTCATGACATTACAGCCAGAGTCTTTAGACAAAAGTTGAAATCTTTAATGGATTTCATCGTGAAACATTATGTGTTTGGTGAGACACGCTGCTGGATGTATTCTGTGGAGTGGCAGAAACGAGGGTTGCCACATGCACACATTTTGATTTGGTTGGTTGAAAAGATAAGGCCAAATGAAGTTGATGCAGTGATATCAGCTGAAATACCTAATGTACAAGTAGATCCTGAATTGCATGAGGTTGTTATCAAAAACATGATACATGGTCCATGTGGCACTCTTAATCAAAATTCACCGTGTATGATGGATGGTAAATGTTCAAAACGATATCCAAGGACGTTAATATCAGAAACAATTACTGGCAATGATGGTTATCCACTGTATCGTCGCCGATCAAGAGTAGACAATGGAAGAACAACAATTGTCAAATTAAATCAACAAGATATTGAAATAGATAATCGTTGGATTGTTCCATATTGA
- the LOC115034234 gene encoding zinc finger MYM-type protein 1-like: protein MTELDIELKKPRIASKQISRSNYQTTSIENYYKLSIYIPLLDNIITDLKSRFLNEKYHAISKLPLLLPRFIIKSDTNNTDILLKIIKEHFTFEDSNIIDALELKTELQLWKSSWIRKKNEGECIDCDAIKCISDCSEIIFPNIKKLLGIMACLPISVASAERSFSTLRRLKTWLRSKMGQDRLCGLALLHIYQEINIPVDEIIERFSRMKNRKIDFVL from the exons ATGACTGAATTggatattgaattaaaaaagcCTCGAATCGCTTCAAAACAAATATCTAGATCTAATTATCAAACCACGTCTattgaaaactattataaactttctatttatatacctttactggataatattataacagactTAAAATCAAGATTTCTAAATGAAAAGTATCATGCCATTTCAAAATTGCCTTTACTTTTACCCCGTTTCATTATTAAATCTGACACAAataatactgatatattattaaagataataaaagaacattttacatttgaaGATAGCAATATAATTGATGCATTGGAGCTAAAAACTGAATTACAACTTTGGAAATCAAGTtggattagaaaaaaaaatgaag gtGAATGTATTGACTGTGATgccattaaatgtatttcagattgtagtgaaataatttttcctaatattaaaaaactgctTGGTATAATGGCTTGCTTGCCTATAAGTGTAGCATCTGCTGAACGATCCTTTTCTACTCTAAGACG GCTAAAAACATGGCTACGTTCAAAAATGGGCCAGGATCGCTTATGCGGGCTTGCACTATTGCACATTTATcaagaaataaatataccaGTGGATGAAATTATTGAACGATTTTCTCGtatgaaaaacagaaaaatagactttgtattataa
- the LOC100571345 gene encoding ATP-dependent DNA helicase PIF1-like: protein MAKVLQQCQLIVWDECTMAHKKSLEALDRTLKDIRSNHNLFGGAMILLAGDFRQTLPVIPRSTPADELNACLKSSNLWKHVKILHLSKNMRVELQNDQSGNIFSKQLIDIGNDKFPVDMLTGCINFPRSFCQLTRSKDELIQKVYPDIARNYRDHDWLSERAILAAKNIDATNQDDVVNYPPEFLNSLDLPGLPPHNLKLKIGSVVIMLRNINQPRLCNATRLAIKKLLNNVIEATILKGKYKGEDVLIPCIPMIPTDVPFEFKRLQFPVRLAFAMTINKSQGQSLSVCGINLENPCFSHGQLYVACSRVGKPSDLFVYAPGDQTINIVYHKALQ from the exons ATGGCAAAAGTTTTGCAGCAATGTCAATTGATTGTTTGGGATGAATGCACGATGGCACATAAAAAATCGTTGGAGGCTTTAGACAGAACCTTAAAAGATATACGGAGCAATCATAACCTATTTGGTGGTGCAATGATTTTATTAGCAGGAGATTTTCGGCAAACATTGCCAGTGATTCCACGATCAACGCCAGCTGATGAACTCAATGCATGTCTAAAATCCTCAAATTTATGGAAACATGTCAAAATACTTCATTTAAGCAAGAATATGCGTGTCGAGTTGCAAAACGATCAATCTGGAAACATATTCTCTAAACAACTCATTGACATTGGTAATGACAAATTTCCTGTAGACATGTTGACTGGCTGCATTAACTTTCCTCGAAGTTTTTGTCAGTTAACTCGATCAAAAGATGAACTTATTCAAAAGGTGTATCCAGATATTGCTCGCAATTACAGAGACCATGATTGGTTGAGCGAACGAGCTATATTGGCTGCAAAAAACATagat GCAACTAACCAAGATGATGTAGTCAACTATCCACCAGAATTTTTAAACTCGCTGGATTTACCAGGATTGCCACCTCACAATCTTAAATTAAAGATTGGATCGGTAGTTATAATGTTGCGAAATATCAACCAACCGCGTCTGTGCAACGCCACACGGTTAgcgataaaaaaattactgaacAACGTGATAGAAGCAACTATACTGAAAGGAAAGTATAAAGGAGAGGATGTTCTCATACCGTGCATCCCAATGATTCCGACTGATGTGCCATTTGAGTTTAAACGACTACAGTTTCCAGTGCGGCTTGCTTTTGCTATGACCATAAACAAGTCCCAGGGGCAATCATTAAGTGTTTGTGGTATTAATTTGGAAAACCCATGTTTCTCACATGGTCAATTATATGTTGCCTGTTCCCGTGTTGGGAAACCATCAGATTTGTTTGTCTATGCGCCAGGTGATCAAACAATAAACATCGTATACCACAAAGCActacaatga